A portion of the Chondrinema litorale genome contains these proteins:
- a CDS encoding YdeI/OmpD-associated family protein: MNPKVDFFFEKASKWQEAYEKLRTIVLGCGLVEELKWGVPCYTVQDNNVVLIHGFKEYCALLFHKGVLLKDADGILIQQTENVQAARQIRFSNVLEIIDLEETIKAYIKEAVQVEKAGFKVELKKTAEYTVPEEFQSVLDDNQNIKSAFEALTPGRQRGYLLHFSQPKQAKTRESRIEKCISQILDGKGLNDK, translated from the coding sequence ATGAACCCAAAAGTAGATTTCTTTTTCGAAAAAGCTTCTAAATGGCAAGAGGCATATGAAAAGTTGCGAACAATTGTATTAGGCTGCGGCTTGGTTGAAGAATTAAAATGGGGAGTTCCGTGCTATACAGTTCAAGATAATAATGTAGTACTTATTCATGGTTTTAAAGAGTATTGTGCATTGCTGTTTCATAAAGGTGTATTGCTCAAAGATGCGGATGGTATTTTAATACAACAAACCGAAAATGTACAAGCTGCTCGACAAATACGCTTTAGCAATGTGTTAGAAATAATTGATCTGGAAGAAACGATAAAAGCTTATATTAAAGAAGCGGTACAAGTAGAGAAAGCAGGTTTTAAAGTGGAGTTGAAAAAGACTGCTGAGTATACAGTTCCAGAAGAATTTCAAAGTGTGTTAGATGATAACCAGAATATAAAATCTGCCTTTGAAGCATTAACTCCGGGTCGCCAAAGAGGCTATTTACTTCATTTTTCTCAACCAAAGCAAGCTAAAACCAGAGAGTCTAGAATTGAAAAGTGCATCTCACAAATTCTCGATGGCAAAGGTTTAAATGATAAATAA
- a CDS encoding YdeI/OmpD-associated family protein: MSPKVDSYFAVGCGRCLLGGTPDCKVHNWQEEMEHLRTIILSCALTEEVKWGVPCYTFQSKNVLILSAFKEYCSINFFKGALLKDPKSILQKPGENTQAARLIKFTKVQQVIDLEETIKTYILEAIEIEKAGLTVDFKKKNEIEYPEELQDKLNEDTELKKAFEALTPGRQRGYIIYFSQPTQAKTRVSRIEKCAVKIFEGKGLQDR, from the coding sequence ATGAGCCCTAAAGTCGATTCTTATTTTGCGGTAGGTTGTGGTCGTTGCTTACTTGGTGGCACTCCCGATTGTAAAGTGCATAATTGGCAAGAAGAGATGGAGCATTTAAGAACTATTATTCTTAGTTGTGCCCTTACCGAAGAAGTGAAATGGGGAGTGCCTTGCTATACCTTTCAAAGTAAAAATGTATTGATTTTAAGTGCATTTAAAGAATACTGCTCCATCAATTTTTTTAAAGGAGCTTTGCTAAAAGACCCTAAAAGCATTCTACAAAAACCCGGTGAAAATACACAAGCAGCTAGGCTAATAAAATTTACCAAAGTTCAGCAAGTAATTGATTTAGAGGAAACCATAAAAACTTATATTCTCGAAGCTATTGAAATAGAAAAAGCAGGTTTAACAGTAGACTTTAAAAAGAAAAATGAAATCGAATATCCAGAAGAGTTGCAAGACAAATTAAATGAAGACACTGAGCTAAAAAAAGCATTTGAAGCACTTACACCAGGTCGCCAAAGAGGCTATATTATTTATTTTTCCCAACCCACACAAGCTAAAACCAGAGT
- a CDS encoding ArsR/SmtB family transcription factor: MNLRRDVFQAIADPTRRAILVLVASQSMTAGAIASNFDTARPTVSKHVQILTACELLKQEQNGREIYYHLNPQKLKEIADFIEPFRKMWDDRFNKLESIMKNYKPDKE, encoded by the coding sequence ATGAATTTAAGAAGAGATGTATTTCAAGCCATAGCAGACCCGACTAGAAGAGCCATTCTAGTATTGGTTGCTTCTCAATCGATGACCGCCGGTGCCATTGCCTCCAACTTTGACACAGCCAGACCCACTGTTTCTAAACATGTACAGATACTTACCGCATGCGAATTGCTCAAGCAAGAGCAAAATGGGAGAGAGATTTACTATCATCTCAATCCACAAAAACTAAAAGAAATAGCCGATTTTATTGAGCCTTTCCGCAAAATGTGGGACGACAGGTTTAATAAACTAGAGTCTATAATGAAAAACTATAAACCAGATAAAGAATAA
- a CDS encoding DoxX family protein, translating into MAKRNKIIYWVATAWLALGMVSTGIVQLIKMDEEVNNFTQLGYPLYLLTILGVWKLLGVIAVLLPKFTLLKEWAYAGFFFAMSGAVISHVASGDALSTLFGPLLLLILTILSWYFRPVERKIIPLNQ; encoded by the coding sequence ATGGCAAAGCGAAATAAAATTATCTATTGGGTAGCTACCGCATGGCTGGCGTTGGGCATGGTTTCTACTGGAATTGTACAATTGATTAAGATGGACGAAGAAGTGAATAACTTTACACAACTCGGTTATCCGCTTTACTTGCTCACTATATTGGGTGTTTGGAAACTATTGGGAGTAATAGCTGTATTGCTACCTAAATTTACTTTGCTAAAAGAGTGGGCTTATGCAGGTTTTTTCTTTGCTATGTCTGGTGCTGTAATTTCTCATGTAGCCAGTGGAGATGCCCTCAGTACTTTATTCGGTCCATTGCTTTTATTAATTCTTACAATATTGTCTTGGTACTTTAGACCGGTAGAAAGAAAAATTATTCCACTTAATCAATAA
- a CDS encoding SRPBCC domain-containing protein gives MELKTKIHAEDAKQELVITREFDLPLELLFKAYEEPEIVEQWMGTKVIKLENKKHGSWQFITTDPKGNEHGFNGTIHEFVPNQKITRTFEMENTPFPVQLEFLTFEKITANTSKLTMHIVYKSVADRNQMLQMPFAQGLNMAHNRLESIVSKLK, from the coding sequence ATGGAACTGAAAACGAAAATTCATGCTGAAGATGCTAAGCAAGAGCTGGTAATTACCAGAGAGTTTGACTTGCCGTTGGAGTTGCTCTTTAAAGCTTATGAAGAACCAGAAATTGTAGAGCAATGGATGGGCACAAAAGTGATTAAGCTCGAAAATAAAAAGCATGGGAGCTGGCAGTTTATTACTACCGACCCCAAAGGAAACGAACATGGTTTTAATGGTACCATTCACGAGTTTGTTCCTAACCAGAAAATTACCCGCACATTCGAAATGGAAAATACGCCATTTCCTGTTCAGTTGGAGTTTTTAACCTTCGAAAAGATTACAGCAAATACCAGTAAGCTCACCATGCATATTGTATATAAATCTGTGGCAGACAGAAACCAGATGTTGCAGATGCCTTTTGCGCAAGGTCTCAACATGGCACACAATAGATTAGAAAGCATTGTAAGTAAATTAAAATAA